A stretch of Pseudoprevotella muciniphila DNA encodes these proteins:
- a CDS encoding polyprenol monophosphomannose synthase, producing the protein MTQSDSIVIIPTYNEKENIENIIRAVFGLEKAFHILIIDDGSPDGTADIVKRLMAEEFSDRLFIVERSGKLGLGTAYIAGFKWALERDYEYIFEMDADFSHDPNDLPRLYEAVTTGGGDVAVGSRYLTGVNVVNWPMGRVLMSYYASKYVRLITGIPTHDTTAGFVCYRRKVLETIDLDNIRFKGYAFQIEMKFTAYKLGFNVKEVSVIFVNRQLGTSKMSGGIFGEALFGVMRLRWASMTGKIKPRQKTSS; encoded by the coding sequence ATGACACAAAGCGACAGCATCGTTATCATTCCTACTTATAACGAGAAAGAGAACATTGAAAACATCATCCGTGCCGTATTCGGGCTGGAAAAGGCGTTCCACATCCTGATTATCGACGACGGATCACCCGACGGCACCGCCGACATCGTGAAGCGACTGATGGCAGAGGAATTCTCCGACCGTCTTTTCATCGTTGAGCGAAGCGGAAAGTTGGGGCTTGGCACGGCATACATTGCAGGGTTCAAGTGGGCTTTAGAGCGCGACTATGAGTACATTTTCGAGATGGACGCCGACTTCAGCCACGATCCGAACGACCTGCCGCGCCTTTATGAGGCGGTAACCACCGGTGGCGGCGATGTGGCAGTAGGGTCTCGCTACCTGACGGGCGTGAATGTAGTGAACTGGCCCATGGGGCGTGTGCTGATGAGTTACTATGCATCAAAATACGTGCGACTCATCACGGGCATTCCCACTCACGACACCACGGCAGGCTTCGTGTGCTACCGCCGCAAGGTGCTTGAAACCATCGATCTCGACAACATTCGTTTCAAAGGCTATGCTTTCCAGATAGAAATGAAATTCACCGCCTACAAACTCGGCTTTAACGTCAAGGAAGTATCTGTCATCTTTGTAAATCGCCAACTTGGCACGAGCAAGATGTCGGGCGGCATATTCGGCGAAGCACTCTTCGGTGTGATGCGTCTTCGCTGGGCGAGCATGACAGGTAAAATCAAGCCTCGTCAAAAAACGTCTTCATAA
- a CDS encoding zinc-ribbon domain-containing protein has product MNNSPANFCPHCGTPLQSGQNVCPQCGAAINQTPQQAQNLRQSQQINPTQGYYKPQPSPQNGNDSNLRTALVVISCVLVGILVGFLIWFLIGSHSKSESTAVRQQEQIDKLQQDQDKIKEENENLKQALEKEKGRSKTTAGDVVSTNHSGGSVNLNMNGSVGGSSSLWMNGSTGGYWVDYGNGSSNQRKLRVSSFNSSTGSLILTATDDRGKYIGKFVGTVSGSGSKGDYGSYSGTFTNYKGVKLHFNYYD; this is encoded by the coding sequence ATGAACAACTCTCCTGCAAATTTCTGCCCCCATTGTGGCACACCGCTTCAATCAGGGCAAAACGTATGTCCACAATGCGGTGCCGCTATTAACCAGACACCTCAACAAGCGCAGAATCTCCGACAAAGTCAGCAAATCAACCCTACCCAAGGGTACTACAAGCCACAGCCATCTCCTCAAAATGGCAATGATTCAAACCTGAGAACTGCTCTTGTCGTCATATCGTGTGTTTTGGTGGGTATTCTTGTTGGTTTTCTGATTTGGTTCCTGATAGGGAGCCACTCAAAATCTGAATCAACTGCTGTCAGACAACAAGAGCAGATAGACAAACTGCAACAGGATCAAGACAAGATAAAGGAAGAGAATGAAAACCTCAAGCAGGCTCTTGAGAAAGAAAAGGGACGGTCGAAAACTACTGCAGGTGATGTTGTCAGCACTAATCATTCAGGCGGAAGTGTAAACCTGAACATGAACGGCAGTGTAGGCGGCTCGTCTTCACTCTGGATGAACGGCTCAACCGGAGGCTATTGGGTGGACTACGGCAATGGCTCGTCGAATCAGCGCAAACTGAGGGTTTCCTCGTTCAACAGCAGCACAGGCAGCCTCATCCTCACCGCCACGGACGACAGGGGAAAGTATATCGGTAAATTTGTAGGCACAGTAAGTGGTTCCGGCTCGAAAGGCGACTATGGCTCTTACTCCGGAACATTCACAAACTATAAAGGTGTGAAATTACACTTCAATTATTATGATTAA
- a CDS encoding DNA methyltransferase has protein sequence MKSDKQQANAASAFAKRWEDRGYEKGDSQVFWTELLTEVYGIENPSTFIRYEEQVKVDKTNFIDGYIASTRVMIEQKSLGKDLRKGIVQSDGSILNPFQQAKRYISGLPLSMHPRWVVTCNFEEFLVYDMEQPNGEPESILLKDLGKEYYRLQFLVNQQSEHLTKEMQVSMQAGEIVGHIYDALLAQYDDNSPEALRWLNILCVRIVFCLYAEDAGVFAHDQFHDYLVGYEAKDMRSALIRLFEVLNTPEENRSRYLMDDLKAFPYTNGGLFAEEIEIPQFTDDLRQTLLQHASLDFDWSEISPTIFGAVFESTLNPETRRSGGMHYTSIENIHKVIDPLFLNDLRQELDEILEEKIERQRNKRLDAYQTKLASLTFLDPACGSGNFLTETYLSLRRLENEAIRERYHGQSFLALDGVSPIKVNINQFYGIEINDFAVTVATTALWISEAQMLAETERIINHDIDFLPLKSYTNIVEGNALRTDWESVVPKEKLNYIIGNPPFVGYSLQSKAQKEDILSVFVDEKGKPFKTAGKIDFVAGWYYKSAQLMKGTDIRAALVSTNSITQGEQVAAIWKPLKELFGIHIDFAYRTFRWDSEASQMAHVHCVIVGFSCSNDKRTKIIYDGERIIKANNINAYLIDAPDIFIRSVNLSLCKMPKMLSGNRPTDGGHLILSKNEKDELLEKEPQATPFVKQFMMGYEFINNVERFCLWLVDANPSDLRRCPLLMRRVQLCKESREMSPDKGRQKLAETPTLFRETLNPERFIAIPKVTSERRRYIPMGYLGKNVIAGDKLFIIPNASLYLFGVLTSNVHMAWMRAVCGRLKSDYSYSINIVYNNYPWPEVSEEQRAKIAQTAQGILDARALYPDSSLADLYDELTMPAELRKAHQANDRAVMQAYGFDVKTMTESQCVAELFKMYQRLTVDS, from the coding sequence ATGAAATCGGACAAACAGCAAGCCAATGCCGCCAGTGCCTTTGCCAAGCGATGGGAGGACCGCGGATATGAGAAAGGCGACTCGCAGGTGTTCTGGACAGAGTTGCTCACGGAAGTGTATGGCATTGAAAACCCCAGCACGTTCATACGCTACGAAGAACAGGTGAAGGTGGACAAGACCAACTTCATCGACGGATACATTGCCTCCACGCGCGTGATGATAGAGCAGAAGAGCCTTGGCAAGGACCTGCGCAAGGGCATCGTGCAGAGCGACGGTTCAATACTCAACCCCTTCCAGCAAGCCAAGCGTTACATCTCGGGGCTGCCGCTGTCTATGCACCCGCGGTGGGTCGTTACGTGCAACTTTGAGGAGTTCCTCGTCTATGACATGGAGCAACCCAATGGTGAGCCGGAGAGCATCTTGCTGAAAGACCTCGGCAAGGAGTACTATCGCCTACAATTCCTCGTCAATCAGCAGAGCGAACACCTCACGAAAGAGATGCAGGTGTCGATGCAGGCAGGCGAAATAGTGGGGCACATCTATGATGCACTCCTTGCGCAATATGATGACAATTCGCCGGAAGCCCTGCGGTGGCTCAACATACTCTGTGTTCGCATCGTGTTCTGCCTCTATGCAGAAGATGCTGGCGTGTTTGCCCACGACCAGTTCCACGACTATCTTGTGGGCTACGAGGCAAAGGATATGCGCAGCGCACTCATCCGCCTCTTTGAAGTGCTCAACACCCCTGAGGAGAACCGCAGCCGCTACCTCATGGACGACCTCAAAGCCTTCCCTTATACCAATGGTGGACTCTTTGCAGAAGAAATAGAGATACCGCAGTTCACTGACGACCTCCGCCAGACACTGCTGCAACATGCCTCGCTCGACTTCGACTGGAGCGAGATTTCGCCCACCATCTTCGGCGCTGTGTTTGAATCGACACTCAACCCTGAGACACGACGCAGCGGAGGCATGCACTATACCTCGATAGAGAACATCCACAAGGTCATCGATCCGCTTTTCCTCAACGACCTGCGCCAAGAACTCGACGAGATATTGGAAGAAAAGATAGAACGGCAGCGCAACAAACGGCTTGATGCTTATCAAACGAAACTCGCTTCGCTCACGTTCCTCGATCCTGCTTGTGGCAGTGGCAACTTCCTGACAGAGACCTACCTCTCGTTGCGCCGACTTGAGAACGAAGCCATCCGCGAAAGGTATCACGGACAGAGTTTCCTTGCCCTCGACGGTGTGTCGCCCATCAAGGTCAATATCAACCAGTTCTACGGCATAGAAATCAACGACTTTGCCGTAACAGTAGCCACCACGGCACTATGGATATCAGAGGCACAGATGCTCGCTGAAACAGAACGCATCATCAACCACGACATCGACTTCCTGCCACTGAAATCATATACCAATATCGTAGAAGGCAACGCTCTGCGCACAGACTGGGAAAGCGTTGTACCAAAGGAAAAACTTAACTATATCATTGGTAATCCGCCGTTTGTGGGGTATTCATTGCAAAGTAAAGCGCAGAAAGAAGATATACTCAGTGTATTTGTTGATGAAAAAGGAAAACCATTCAAGACAGCAGGAAAGATAGATTTTGTGGCAGGTTGGTATTACAAGTCTGCACAACTGATGAAAGGAACAGATATTCGTGCAGCCCTTGTTTCTACCAATAGTATCACACAAGGTGAGCAAGTCGCTGCCATTTGGAAACCACTCAAAGAATTATTCGGAATACACATTGACTTTGCTTATCGCACTTTCCGTTGGGACAGCGAAGCAAGTCAGATGGCACATGTGCATTGTGTTATTGTCGGTTTCTCTTGTTCTAATGATAAAAGAACGAAAATTATCTATGACGGAGAACGCATAATTAAAGCAAACAACATCAATGCTTATTTGATTGATGCTCCAGATATTTTTATCCGAAGTGTAAATTTATCATTGTGCAAGATGCCTAAAATGCTTTCTGGAAATAGACCAACAGATGGAGGGCATCTTATATTGTCAAAAAACGAAAAGGACGAATTGCTTGAGAAAGAGCCACAAGCAACACCTTTTGTTAAACAATTTATGATGGGATATGAATTTATTAACAATGTGGAAAGGTTCTGTCTTTGGTTAGTAGATGCCAACCCTTCAGATTTAAGAAGGTGTCCTTTATTGATGAGAAGAGTTCAACTTTGCAAGGAGTCGCGAGAAATGAGCCCAGATAAAGGTAGGCAGAAATTAGCTGAAACACCAACTCTATTCCGTGAAACTTTAAACCCTGAAAGATTTATTGCTATTCCCAAGGTAACGTCAGAAAGAAGACGTTATATTCCTATGGGATATCTGGGTAAAAATGTAATTGCTGGTGACAAGTTGTTTATAATTCCTAACGCAAGTTTATATCTATTCGGAGTTTTAACTTCTAATGTTCACATGGCATGGATGCGTGCAGTTTGCGGCAGGTTAAAGAGTGATTATAGCTATTCTATAAATATCGTTTACAATAACTACCCCTGGCCCGAGGTAAGCGAGGAGCAGCGGGCGAAGATAGCGCAGACGGCACAGGGCATTCTTGATGCTCGTGCGTTGTATCCCGATTCCTCGTTGGCAGACCTTTACGACGAACTGACGATGCCTGCCGAACTGCGCAAGGCGCATCAGGCGAATGACCGCGCTGTGATGCAAGCCTACGGCTTTGATGTCAAGACGATGACCGAGAGCCAGTGCGTGGCAGAACTCTTCAAGATGTATCAACGGTTGACAGTTGATAGTTGA
- a CDS encoding IS1380 family transposase produces the protein MTKVQQKSEKITAFGGIFFVLDKFDSILSSVIDSHLGLRSRLIGYQYSEIIRAVFSVFCCGGDCMEDLNLYLKDVLTERPHTRVPSADTVLRGIEELATENISYTAEKTGNVYDFNTAEKLNQLLIKLLLATGQLTEGGAYDVDFDHQFLEAEKYDSKRTYKGFDGYSPGVFTIGGLIAYLENRDGNANVRFMQAETHRRFFKMMRSFGIHVRSFRADCGSYSEDIVKMVMEHTDKFYIRAERHAGLYEKVKRLTGWTTVEIGFQQYDVQSFPFESFEDVKHCRLVVQRQRKQKGEQLDLFDGEYTYRCILTNDWDMTDEEIIQHYNKRGTAEQVFDRKNNDFGWAHLPKSFMNQNTVFLLITAMAANFYRYIVALPLMAVLFGIKATDRVKSFLFRFIAVPAKWIRTARQYKLNIYSNKPYNIIWEHG, from the coding sequence ATGACAAAGGTACAACAAAAATCTGAGAAAATCACCGCTTTTGGTGGAATATTTTTCGTTTTGGACAAATTCGACTCTATTCTGTCCTCTGTAATCGACTCTCACCTAGGACTTCGCAGTAGGCTGATAGGCTATCAGTACAGCGAGATAATACGAGCCGTCTTCTCCGTTTTCTGCTGTGGTGGCGACTGCATGGAAGACCTCAACCTATATCTGAAGGACGTGCTTACCGAGCGTCCGCATACCCGTGTCCCAAGTGCGGACACTGTGCTGCGTGGCATAGAGGAACTGGCAACGGAGAACATATCATATACAGCGGAGAAGACGGGCAACGTCTATGACTTCAACACGGCTGAGAAACTGAACCAGCTGCTCATCAAGTTGCTGCTGGCAACGGGACAGCTTACGGAGGGCGGAGCATACGACGTTGATTTCGACCACCAGTTCCTTGAGGCAGAGAAGTATGACAGCAAGCGCACCTACAAGGGCTTTGACGGCTACAGCCCAGGCGTGTTCACCATCGGCGGGCTGATAGCCTATCTTGAGAACCGTGACGGCAATGCGAACGTGCGCTTCATGCAGGCAGAGACTCACCGGCGTTTCTTCAAGATGATGAGGTCGTTCGGCATTCATGTCAGGAGCTTCCGTGCTGACTGCGGCTCCTACAGCGAGGACATTGTGAAGATGGTCATGGAGCATACTGACAAGTTCTACATCCGTGCCGAGCGGCATGCAGGTCTGTATGAGAAGGTGAAGCGGCTGACAGGCTGGACTACGGTGGAGATAGGATTTCAGCAGTACGACGTGCAGTCGTTCCCCTTCGAGAGTTTCGAGGACGTGAAGCATTGCCGCCTCGTCGTGCAGCGGCAGCGCAAGCAGAAGGGAGAGCAACTAGACCTCTTCGACGGCGAGTACACATACCGCTGTATATTGACCAACGACTGGGACATGACCGATGAGGAGATCATACAACACTACAACAAGCGAGGAACTGCCGAGCAGGTCTTCGACCGCAAGAACAACGACTTCGGATGGGCGCATCTGCCGAAGTCATTCATGAACCAGAACACCGTATTCCTGCTTATCACCGCCATGGCTGCAAACTTCTACCGATACATCGTGGCATTGCCGCTCATGGCCGTCCTCTTTGGAATCAAGGCCACAGACAGAGTCAAGAGTTTTCTGTTCAGATTCATCGCCGTCCCTGCCAAGTGGATCAGAACGGCACGACAATACAAACTCAACATCTACTCCAACAAACCATACAACATAATTTGGGAGCACGGATAG